Proteins found in one Aspergillus puulaauensis MK2 DNA, chromosome 8, nearly complete sequence genomic segment:
- a CDS encoding uncharacterized protein (COG:S;~EggNog:ENOG410PPVP;~InterPro:IPR027417): MISHSSLQPFSVPLTPPREINSASKENALPATYAMNSGPCTVIENGTRCACSRGLFLLEHGVNFELLICKTKTCNHLLKEHRAADNEPPPTESSPTESSPTESSASAGNPNHTQYHSLGSTRYKTRCLRQDTVSKLAAAVDSQNVIHIRGTPASGKTVLSQLLLDYYLTNNRKAFLLEAWEPLEASQSGDPWTRFGLHLQQKYPKFDKTWKSVPANTVILIDEAQNSYRDTYFWNTVIKSRRSGEGKDIKICLFCSYGSPSTGVEEDDNENGFTPVTFGPAQRITLTPQLGKDSPKIGLFYTEDEFCEVVSLLTTNKFDEPFTIDKAAMDYIYDLTNGHPGGVTATVDFLQDRYRNLLKHKKIRTITMDHVLKVLMDENDYFRFLANHAVYRSFPRGRRLTSEVADALGRILVNGSIPFDIDDAAMQKCYKRGWVHRIAEGQIPLTHDVAVLPSRLHEVWLEWFMGNKPKHLPDRFDQLRTLCQEVLENFSKISLRHAAEGKKISTAAKPRPMEAQYQDEFYRAFCNVAGIGVPLCSEWSRSGNGRVDFYIPQKQWAIELLRDYDRVDEHISRFYPGGKYFPWLQEKKVVDWIIINCASSPPTCSYSEQNLWTAVFTNCYSDLKVYDHRMRPLFSVPLHN, from the exons ATGATTTCTCACTCATCTCTCCAACCTTTCTCTGTCCCTTTGACTCCCCCCAGGGAAATCAACTCCGCTTCAAAGGAAAACGCCCTTCCAGCCACTTACGCAATGAATTCAGGCCCATGTACAGTTATCGAGAACGGGACTCGATGTGCATGTTCACGAGGTCTTTTTTTACTGGAACATGGAGTAAACTTTGAACTGTTGATATGCAAGACAAAGACGTGTAATCATTTACTTAAAGAACACCGGGCTGCTGATAATGAACCACCTCCGACTGAATCCTCTCCGACCGAATCCTCTCCGACCGAATCATCAGCATCTGCCGGCAATCCTAATCACACGCAATATCACTCCTTGGGAT CTACTAGGTATAAAACGAGATGTTTACGCCAGGATACGGTGTCAAAACTTGCAGCCGCCGTTGATTCTCAAAATGTTATTCACATACGGGGGACACCAGCCAGCGGGAAAACGGTCCTGTCCCAACTGCTGCTGGACTACTACCTCACGAATAATAGAAAGGCGTTTTTACTTGAGGCATGGGAACCACTGGAAGCTTCCCAAAGCGGAGACCCTTGGACTCGATTCGGCTTGCACCTGCAACAAAAATATCCTAAATTCGATAAAACGTGGAAATCTGTTCCTGCAAACACTGTAATTCTTATTGATGAAGCTCAGAATTCATACCGGGACACGTACTTCTGGAACACGGTCATCAAGAGCCGAAGGTCTGGGGAAGGCaaagatataaagatttGTCTTTTCTGTTCCTACGGAAGCCCTTCGACAGGtgtggaggaagacgatAATGAAAATGGATTTACTCCAGTTACCTTCGGTCCCGCGCAGCGCATTACACTGACCCCTCAACTTGGCAAAGATTCGCCAAAAATTGGCTTGTTTTACACAGAAGATGAATTTTGTGAAGTTGTATCACTTCTGACGACAAACAAATTCGATGAACCCTTCACAATTGATAAGGCAGCTATGGACTACATATATGACCTGACAAATGGGCATCCCGGAGGGGTGACAGCCACGGTCGATTTTCTTCAGGAT CGGTatcgcaatctcctcaaacacAAAAAGATCCGTACAATCACGATGGATCATGTTCTTAAAGTTTTgatggatgagaatgatTACTTTAGGTTTCTCGCGAATCATGCTGTTTATCGCTCATTTCCTAGAGGACGACGCCTTACATCTGAAGTTGCTGATGCATTGGGCAGGATTTTAGTCAATGGAAGCATACCATTCGATATTGATGATGCGGCCATGCAGAAATGCTATAAGAGAGGCTGGGTTCACCGGATAGCTGAAGGACAGATACCACTAACACATGATGTTGCTGTCCTGCCGTCGCGCTTGCATGAAGT ATGGCTTGAATGGTTCATGGGCAACAAGCCGAAGCATTTACCCGACAGATTCGACCAGTTACGTACATTATGCCAGGAGGTTCTCGAAAATTTTTCAAAGATTAGCCTGAGACATGCTGCTGAAGGCAAGAAAATCTCGACTGCAGCAAAACCCAGGCCCATGGAGGCGCAATATCAGGATGAATTTTATAGGGCATTTTGCAACGTGGCAGGCATCGGCGTACCTCTCTGTAGTGAATGGTCAAGGAGTGGTAATGGCCGAGTTGACTTTTACATTCCACAGAAGCAGTGGGCTATCGAGTTGCTTCGGGATTATGATCGGGTTGATGAACATATCTCCCGATTCTATCCGGGGGGGAAGTACTTTCCCTGGTtgcaggagaagaaggttgtaGACTGGATTATTATCAACTGTGCTTCCTCTCCCCCTACATGTT CATATTCCGAGCAGAACCTCTGGACCGCCGTCTTTACCAATTGTTATTCTGATTTGAAAGTGTATGATCATCGAATGCGTCCTTTGTTTTCTGTTCCTCTCCACAATTAG
- the RFA1 gene encoding replication factor A subunit protein RFA1 (BUSCO:EOG09262387;~COG:L;~EggNog:ENOG410PGI7;~InterPro:IPR031657,IPR004591,IPR013955,IPR004365, IPR012340,IPR007199;~PFAM:PF01336,PF04057,PF08646,PF16900;~go_component: GO:0005634 - nucleus [Evidence IEA];~go_function: GO:0003676 - nucleic acid binding [Evidence IEA];~go_function: GO:0003677 - DNA binding [Evidence IEA];~go_process: GO:0006260 - DNA replication [Evidence IEA];~go_process: GO:0006281 - DNA repair [Evidence IEA];~go_process: GO:0006310 - DNA recombination [Evidence IEA]), which yields MASQASHISVGALSAIFDGTKPQFNEPIVQCVQVKPLPPQTNNQERYRVVFSDVSNYVQTMLAIQANHFVTDGLLRKGCFVKLKQFQANSVKGKKILIILDLEVLKDLGEAEKIGEPKPLENKLEEDEKPQSTTISSNGFYGAKPQNAPSQVNSRPQQMRPVQGPATATIYPIEALSPYANKWTIKARCTSKSPVKHWHGRSGDGTLFSVNLLDDSGEIRATGFNDQCTALYDLFQEGGVYYISSPCRVQIAKKQFTNLNNDYELTFERETLVEKAEDQNDVPQVRFNFTTIGDLQSVEKDTTIDVIGVLKDVGDTTQIVSKTTKKPYDKRELTLVDNTGFSVRLTIWGTTAMNFGATLESVVAFKGVKVSDFGGKSLSLLSSGSVTVDPDIEEAHRLKGWYDAQGRDESFASHAPSTGAMSGMKRDRFKTIAQVREEQLGMSEEPAYFSLRATVVYIKQDNLCYPACLSEDCNKKVTELDPGQWRCERCDKTHPRAEYRYIMLINVSDHTGQLYLNCFDDVGRLMMDTSADQLMEMQQNDDKLVGDIIQNANCRTWTFGCRARIDHYGDQQRIRYQVSFARPVNYSEEASRLADMIDSYNLS from the exons ATGGCTTCGCAAGCGTCTCATATATCTGTAGGAGCGCTTAG TGCGATCTTTGATGGCACAAAGCCTCAGTTTAATGAGCCTATCGTCCAATGTGTCCAAGTCAAGCCGTTGCCACCCCAGACAAACAACCAAGAGCGTTATAGGGTTGTGTTTAGCGATGTATCAAACTATGTTCAGACGATGCTTGCAATCC AGGCAAATCATTTTGTGACAGATGGGTTACTTCGCAAAGGATGCTTtgtgaagctgaagcagtTCCAGGCCAACTCGGTCAAAGGGAAAAA AATTCTTATCATTCTTGACCTCGAAGTTCTCAAGGACTTAGGGGAAGCGGAGAAAATCGGCGAGCCAAAACCATTGGAGAACAAactggaggaggatgagaagcCACAGTCTACAACAATATCGAGCAACGGGTTTTACGGTGCCAAACCCCAAAATGCACCTTCACAAGTCAACTCACGACCGCAGCAAATGCGTCCCGTGCAGGGTCCTGCAACCGCAACTATTTACCCCATAGAGGCCCTCTCCCCCTATGCCAATAAATGGACGATTAAAGCGCGCTGCACTAGCAAATCTCCTGTCAAGCATTGGCATGGAAGAAGCGGCGATGGCACGCTTTTCAGTGTCAATTTGCTAGATGATAGTGGCGAAATACGCGCCACCGGGTTCAATGACCAATGCACTGCTCTGTATGATCTGTTTCAAGAAGGGGGCGTTTATTACATATCTAGCCCATGCCGTGTTCAGATCGCTAAAAAGCAGTTTACAAACCTTAACAATGACTATGAGCTTACCTTTGAGCGAGAAACCCTGGTTGAGAAG GCGGAAGACCAGAATGATGTTCCTCAAGTGCGCTTTAACTTCACCACTATTGGGGATCTACAGTCTGTTGAGAAAGATACCACAATCGATGTGATAGGAGTGTTGAAAGATGTCGGGGATACCACCCAAATCGTGTCAAAAACAACAAAGAAACCCTATGATAAACGTGAACTTACTTTGGTTGACAACACAGGGTTCTCAGTCCGTTTGACTATATGGGGCACTACGGCGATGAACTTTGGCGCTACACTAGAATCTGTGGTGGCGTTTAAGGGCGTTAAAGTTTCTGACTTTGGCGGGAAGAGCTTGAGTTTACTCAGTTCGGGCTCTGTGACCGTGGATCCcgatattgaagaagctcataGACTAAAAGGCTGGTATGACGCGCAGGGTAGGGACGAAAGTTTTGCCTCTCATGCTCCATCGACCGGGGCGATGTCCGGAATGAAACGCGATCGATTCAAGACGATCGCACAAGTTCGAGAGGAGCAGCTTGGGATGTCAGAGGAACCAGCGTATTTTTCGCTCAGAGCCACTGTCGTCTACATAAAGCAAGACAACCTGTGTTACCCAGCATGCCTTTCAGAGGATTGCAACAAGAAAGTTACAGAGCTTGATCCTGGCCAGTGGCGATGTGAGCGCTGTGATAAGACACACCCGCGAGCGGAATATCGATATATAATGCTTATTAACGTCAGCGACCATACTGGACAGCTGTATCTCAACTGTTTTGATGATGTTGGCCGATTAATGATGGATACAAGTGCAGATCAACTAATGGAAATGCAACAGAACGACGACAAATTAGTTGGTGACATCATCCAAAACGCCAATTGCCGTACCTGGACTTTTGGATGCAGGGCAAGAATAGACCATTATGGGGACCAGCAACG TATTCGATATCAAGTGTCGTTTGCAAGACCCGTCAACTACTCTGAAGAGGCCTCACGTCTCGCAGATATGATAGACAGCTACAATCTGTCCTAG
- a CDS encoding ubiquitin-specific protease UBP14 (COG:O;~EggNog:ENOG410PFVY;~InterPro:IPR038765,IPR016652,IPR001607,IPR009060, IPR018200,IPR001394,IPR015940,IPR041432,IPR028889, IPR013083;~MEROPS:MER0001881;~PFAM:PF02148,PF00443,PF00627,PF17807;~go_function: GO:0004843 - thiol-dependent ubiquitin-specific protease activity [Evidence IEA];~go_function: GO:0005515 - protein binding [Evidence IEA];~go_function: GO:0008270 - zinc ion binding [Evidence IEA];~go_process: GO:0006511 - ubiquitin-dependent protein catabolic process [Evidence IEA];~go_process: GO:0016579 - protein deubiquitination [Evidence IEA]) gives MTTCLHINSPNLQSPSTFQAVYREDCTQCFDSIDDEHGLSVCLSCFNGGCAGSRDHARLHFERFGHPLALNIQRTRKKVQRDEPPQKISKLTINAETDEDRYDTRTRIVCYSCGQDNVDVSTDKVQLIVRDVMNATTFSKKEEIKAWEQEFTPCEHTVGLIQQEPKPIDSQGLSQCSMCDLKQNLWLCLQCGNLGCGRSQFGGTGGNSHGLAHFDATSHAVAVKLGSITADGSADIYCYKCNEERVDPELAAHLFHWGINIASREKTEKSLMEMQVEQNLKWDFLMTTGDGHDLNPVFGAGLTGLSNLGNSCYLSSVIQCLFGLPEFQRRYHHPGEKPPLSETPAEDFETQLRKLADGIISGRYSRADEKTVASPEPREVLHQKGLAPSMFKHLIGRDHVEFSTMRQQDAFEFLLHVFKHVSLSKHPSGLINPIESFRFNLEQRLQCFKCRRVRYRLDEQDNISIPVPSRRQAHSDYTNDSDSFEPVTLFDCLDAFTSEETVDLRCTSCDSQEKFSKRSAFRTMPAELVINARRFELVNWVPTKLNIPVDVNDEPIDLSHYLSTGPAEGEDMLPDDGDADGGFQVNMDLLSELLGMGFPQVRCEKALYSTGNADLEAAMNWLLSHLEDPDIDEPINKKKALKNWADEPDATKVAQLTDMGIDDSRARRALVATGGDISRAIDWVFSHPDNMDESPTEQQASEGSGALPTPGFDTTPATYQLQSIICHKGASVHAGHYVAFVRKALPGKSGLSWVMFNDEKVVEVEDVQEMKKFAYLYFFSRL, from the exons ATGACGACCTGCTTGCATATTAATTCACCAA ACCTACAGTCGCCATCTACCTTTCAGGCTGTATATCGAGAAGACTGCACGCAGTGTTTTGACTCTATT GATGATGAACATGGCCTCAGTGTTTGCCTCTCCTGCTTCAATGGCGGTTGTGCTGGATCAAGGGACCATGCCCGTCTGCACTTCGAGCGCTTCGGTCACCCTCTAGCACTAAATATCCAAAGGACTCGAAAAAAGGTCCAG CGAGATGAGCCTCCACAAAAGATTTCCAAACTTACAATCAATGCGGAAACAGACGAGGATCGCTATGATACACGCACGCGTATCGTCTGCTATTCTTGTGGGCAAGATAATGTTGACGTTTCGACCGATAAAGTCCAATTAATCGTTAGAGACGTGATGAACGCAACGACATTTTCAAAAAAAGAGGAGATAAAGGCATGGGAGCAAGAGTTTACCCCTTGTGAACACACAGTTGGCTTGATTCAGCAGGAGCCCAAACCAATCGACTCACAAG GTCTTAGTCAGTGTTCGATGTGCGATTTGAAACAAAACCTCTGGCTCTGTTTACAATGTGGTAATCTGGGTTGCGGCCGCAGCCAATTTGGAGGTACAGGAGGTAACTCACACGGACTCGCACACTTTGATGCGACATCCCATGCTGTTGCCGTTAAACTAGGGTCCATAACTGCTGATGGCTCCGCTGATATTTACTGTTACAAGTGCAACGAAGAAAGAGTCGATCCTGAGCTTGCTGCTCACCTGTTTCATTGGGGAATTAATATAGCGAGCCGCGAGAAAACGGAGAAGAGCCTCATGGAAATGCAGGTCGAGCAGAATCTAAAATGGGACTTTTTAATGACTACGGGAGATGGGCATGATCTCAATCCAGTCTTCGGGGCAGGTCTCACAGGCCTGTCAAACCTCGGGAACAGCTGCTACCTCTCTAGTGTTATCCAGTGTCTTTTTGGTCTGCCAGAGTTTCAACGCAGATATCATCATCCCGGTGAAAAGCCACCTCTTTCTGAGACACCAGCTGAAGATTTCGAGACACAGCTCCGGAAATTGGCAGACGGAATCATCTCCGGGCGATATTCCCGAGCAGATGAAAAGACTGTGGCTTCTCCCGAACCTCGCGAGGTTTTGCATCAGAAAGGGTTGGCACCATCAATGTTCAAACACCTAATTGGACGCGATCATGTCGAGTTTTCGACTATGAGGCAGCAGGACGCCTTTGAATTTCTGCTCCATGTTTTCAAACATGTCAGCTTGTCCAAACACCCATCTGGGCTGATTAATCCTATCGAGTCTTTCAGGTTCAACTTGGAGCAGCGACTGCAATGCTTTAAGTGCAGGAGGGTCCGCTACAGACTTGACGAGCAGGATaacatctccatcccagTTCCCTCCCGCCGACAGGCCCATTCGGATTATACTAACGATAGCGATTCTTTTGAGCCCGTGACACTCTTTGACTGTTTGGACGCATTTACGTCTGAAGAAACTGTTGATCTTCGCTGTACTTCCTGCGATAGCCAAGAGAAATTCTCCAAAAGATCTGCCTTCAGAACGATGCCGGCAGAACTGGTAATTAATGCTCGACGATTCGAGTTGGTCAATTGGGTGCCAACCAAGCTAAATATTCCGGTCGATGTTAACGATGAACCCATTGATTTAAGTCATTATCTTTCCACGGGTCCTGCCGAGGGTGAAGATATGCTGCCTGATGATGGAGACGCGGACGGTGGCTTCCAAGTTAACATGGATCTGCTTAGTGAACTTCTTGGGATGGGCTTTCCACAGGTCAGGTGCGAGAAAGCTCTCTATTCCACGGGGAACGCAGACCTTGAAGCCGCGATGAATTGGCTCCTATCCCACTTGGAAGATCCCGATATCGATGAACCCATTAACAAAAAAAAGGCCTTGAAAAATTGGGCAGATGAACCGGATGCTACCAAGGTGGCTCAGCTAACCGATATGGGGATAGACGATTCTCGTGCGAGGCGGGCGTTGGTCGCCACAGGTGGTGATATCAGCCGTGCCATCGACTGGGTCTTCAGCCATCCGGACAATATGGATGAAAGCCCTACCGAGCAACAAGCCAGCGAGGGTTCCGGTGCCCTTCCAACACCTGGCTTCGATACCACTCCAGCGACCTACCAGCTTCAATCAATAATTTGCCACAAGGGCGCTTCCGTACATGCTGG ACATTACGTGGCATTTGTCAGGAAAGCTTTGCCAGGAAAGTCGGGACTTTCATGGGTAATGTTCAATGATGAAAAGGttgtggaggtggaggatgtACAAGAGATGAAAAAATTTGCGTACCTCTACTTTTTCTCTAGGTTATAG